The bacterium genome includes the window ACAACCTCTCGAGGTAAATTGGCGCGAGCCAATTGCTGCTCGACTGTGTGATGATAAACTTGGTTATAGTAGTCTGACACATCTGCAACCAGCACGTGTCGGACTTTGGATTCATTGGCCAGAGCTAGCAATCTTTGCCAAAAGGCCGCCCAGTTGAAGGCCGGATCGTAAAGTTGTCCGCCCACGAGAGGCCTTAGTCTGTAGCTAAAGACAATGTTCTCAGTCGTCTTGACTCTGGTGCGCTCGATCTGCCGGCCATACTGGTAGATGAGTGCCGTCAATACCAGGGAATCTATCGGATCGAGCTGCATTCCAACTCGATATCCGAGGCGATCCTTAGGGATAATTGCGCGCCGACTACTGGCGCTCCATTGATGAGCGCCAAGATCCGTTGCCTCAATGAATTTCCCTGCCATAGGCCAAGTCGAATACAGAGCTTCAATCTCGAAGGGTCGCGGAAATAGATCGGTGTCGCTCCACTTGCGGAGGTGGGCGATCGCCGAATTCAGAGCTCGTGTCTTGAGCCGCTCCGCCATCACATTGTCACAGTAGGTGCCGGGCGAAATCCTGTTAGGGATTTCGCAACCACGAAATTAGGTCCTCGAACTCATCGCGCGCGGGAGCAGTACCCATCGCCGTAGCGGCGATGGCACGCGTGACCAAGTCTGCTACCCGTTCAGAGTCTGCCAATAGAAAGGGCTCTTCCAATCCCGTCTCATTGATTACTGATTCAACAGCACGCCCGAAGGGCGCAACCACCCACCGGGGAGAGCGACAACCTCTTTCCATGGCTGAAATCGCCCAGCTGGTGTCAACTCCATTCTCCAACTGCAAGGCAACGTCCAGCCAATCGATGCCCCCGTTGGGGAGTAGTTCGTGTGGGGCTAATCTCGCGACCGCTCTTACAATCCATGCGAGATAATTGTGGATCCCGATTGACAAGAAGTCCAAGAAGTTCTCGTAAACGTCATCCCAGCTTACTGGCTGTGGCAAACCTCTGAGCCACTGTTCCAATGGTGGCTGACGCGTAGATCTCCTCGTATACGGCAGGCTCGTGAAGATGTCTTCCGGCCGTACGCTCGCTACAGTTCGGACAGACAGCGGGCAACCTCGATCGAGGATCAAGTGAGCCTCTGTCGGCAGGCAGCTCTCCGTCTCGACTATGCCCTCGCCGAAGATCACCTGTACACGGACCAAGAGATCTCTGGGGCCGTGGAACAGCGCCCGGGCTATATGCGGCTCATTGAGGCCGCCAAGAGCCGCCGGTTCGGGGCAATCCTCGTGGAGTCCCAGGACCGTCTGTGGCGCGATCAAGGCGAGATGCATCACGCTCTGAACCGCCTGCGGTTCTGGGGTATCCGGGTAATCGCGGTCAGCACGGGTGCAGACCTCACTGACCGCACTGGACGTCTCTGGCGTCCGTCATGGGCTGGAAGGACGAAGCGTTCCTTGAAGACCTGCGCGACAAGACGCGGCGCGGAATGGCAGGCCAGGTACGCCGCGGGCTCAGCGCCGGCGGACGCGCATACGGCTACCGTAGCGAGCCGATGTACAGCGACCAGCACCAGATCGTCGGATACAAACGTGTCGTAGACTCTCAGGAAGCCGCGGTCGTGAGGCGGATCTTCGAACTGTACGACTCGGGCTACTCACCGAAGACGATTGTCCACATGCTTAACGAGGAACGCGTTGCACCACCCCGCCCTTCTCGAGGCCGCCGGCTGATGGGATGGACTTGGACGACTATCAACGGATCGCCCAGGAAAGCTATCGGCATCCTCAACAATCCGCTCTACGTTGGCAAACTGGCGTGGAACCGAAGTCAGAAAGTACGTGACCCTGATACGGGCAAACGGATGATGCGCCTACGCCCTGAGGGCGAATGGCAGTGGACCTCGGTGCCGGAGCTTCGGATCATCCCGCAGGACCTGTGGGATCGGGTGCAGGCTCGTCGCCAAGGGCGGCGCCAAGCGGCCGGCCTCACGCCAGGCGCAAAGCCAAAGTACCTGTTCAGTGGCCTTCTGGTGTGCGGCGAGTGCGGCAGCCACTACACGATCAAGGATCGCGGTTACTATGCGTGCAGCGCCAACGTGAACCGCGGTTCGGCTGTGTGCCGGAATACGAAGCTGGCCCGGCGCGATCGGGTCGAGGAGATCCTGATTGACTGCATCTACAAAGAACTGTTCTCTCCAGAGACAGTAGCCTATCTCACTCGCCAGGTCGATGAGGCCTTGGCCCGTCTATCCATCAACCCGGATGAGCAGCGCCGCCGGATCGAGGCGGACCTTCGGCAGGCAAGGACAGAGCTGGAGAACGTCCTGACGGCCATCCGCCAGGGACTGACGACTCCAGCGACACGGGGGCTGCTGTTCGAATGCGAGGAGCGCGTTGCCGGCCTTGAAGCAAGCCTCAGGGACCTGCCCACAAAGCCGCCGCGGCTGGTTTCTCCGCCGTCAGCAGTCGAGAGCTACCTGCGTCAGCTCCGGGAGACGATGGGCACGGACGCGGAACGCGCGCGGAGACTCCTGGCAAAGCTGATCGGACCGGTCACGCTTCGGCGCGACGGAACGCATCTCGTGGCAGAGGTTCAAGGGAATCTGGAAGCGCTGTTGGGATTGGATGACCCTGCTACGGCGAGTCTCTATGGGGGTAATCATGGTGCCGGGAGGGGGATTTGAACCCCCACGGGTTGCCCCACACGCCCCTCAAACGTGCGCGTCTGCCAGATTCCGCCATCCCGGCACGACCATCATGCCCTGCACCGGCAGCAGGCAGGGCGTAAAATGCTTCCTCATTATAGGAACCCCAAAATAGGGTGTCAATCAAATGGATGCGCGCGGACCGCGGGCCGGATCCGCTAATGGCCGACGGTTGGAATCGGCCCTGTGTTCGGCGCAGTCGGAGCGGCGGGCAGGGGCGGCACGACGTTCACGTTCTGTGACGGGTCGAGCGACCGCACGACGTATAATCCCGGCCCGATCTGATAGACCTGGATCGTGCCGCTATACGGCACGATGAGCAGATACGATCCGACCTGCAGAAGATGGATCGTTGTCGGAAGGCCGGGACCGCCGGGCGATACGGACGATACGGACGACGATAAAGGATACACGGATACGCCCGGGCCGTTCACAAGGAACGTCGGCGATCCGGACGGTGCCGATGCCGGCACGCACGCCGCTCCGCCCGTGGCGGCCGGCGGCGGGGCGGCGGACGATCGCACGACCGGAGTGCCGGCCGCCGATACCCCGACGGTAAAGACCGTGAGGCTCGACGTTGCGGCCGGCACGCAGCCGGACGGCGCGGAGGCGGAAGCGGCACCGGACCACACGGCGACTGCGGCGACCAGGGCCGCCCAACCCAGACTGACGCGCCGAAACCGTTTCGTCATCGTTCGCGCAGCCGCGGCGAGGACGTCCGGCCGGGAACGCGTCCCCGCTTGGCCATCGGCTTTCCGTTGATTTCGCGCAGGTCCATGGTCATGTCGATCGGCGGCGCCGAACTGACGTAACTTCCCACGCCGAATGCATCGGCTCCTGCGTCCGAAAGCTCCGCGACCCGCTCCGGCGTGAGCCCGCCGGAGACGAAGATGCGGACGCCGGGGTGCCCCGCGAGATCCAGCCGCGCCCGGACCTCGCGCACGAGGTCCGGCGTCACGCTGCCCCGCTCTTTCGGCGTGTCAAGCCGGACGGCGGCGAGATGACCCCCCATCGCCTGGGCGACGCGCAGCGCTTCCACCGCCTCGTCGGCAAACGTATCCACGAGGACGAGACGCGGGGCTCCGGCCGGCATCTGCTCGTGGTAGGCGGCCGCGGCGCGAAGGGTATCGCCGACAATCAGGATAAACGCGTGGGGCATCGTCCCGACCGGCTCCTGCCCGGCCAGCTTCGCACCGAGCACGCACGCGGCGCCCCGCATCCCGCCCGCGATCGCAGCCTGCTCGAGCACCGGCGCGACGGCGGGGTGGACGTGGCGCGCGCCAAACGAATACACCGGCTTCTCCCCGGCGCTCTGCACGATGCGGCGCGCCGCCGCGGCCCACCCGCTCGGCTGGGCCAGCATGCCGAGGATCACCGTCTCGTACATCCCGAAACGGGCGTACGGGCCTTCGATCCGCATGACGACCTCACGCCCGGCGAACGGCTCGCCCTCGGCGAGGGATTCGATCCGGACACCGGCGTCGCGCAGCAGGTATCGGACCTCGTCCACGCCCACCAACAGGCCGTCCCGTGCCGCGAAGATCTCGGCGACGACCGGCGTGTCGGCGAGTCCCAGCGAACGAAGGATCTCGAGCGTGCGGATGAAGTAGACGTCGGTCGTGGCGCCCGACAGAATCTCCGCGTGCGTCGCGCTGTGGAGGCGGGCGCGGCGGTCGGCGGTCAGGCGCTCGACGTCTTCGTTTGAGGCGAGCGGCCGGGGGGCGTCGGCCACGGCAGCCGCTACCGGCCGAAGTGGACGAGCACCAGATAGAACGACGTCAGACCGAAGACGATCGCCAGCACCGACGTGATGCGCAGGAACATCGTCTCCCGCGGTCGGGGTCCGTGGAACAGCCGCGCTCCCCCGCCGCCGATCGCGCCGAGGCCTTCGCCCTTCGGGCCCTGCAGCACGATCACGCCGACGACCGCGGCCGCGGCGATCAGATGAATGATCAAAACGGCTGTACTCACCGTGCCACCTCCACCGATGCGGCCCGCGGCCTCCTCACTCGAGGCCGTCTGGGCGCCCCCTCAGGGTAGCACAGCCCGGAGCGGCTGTCCAAGCGGAACGGCCCGCCGGCCGCGGCCCTCACGGCGCATCGACGCGGCGGGATGCTCCGCGGGCGCGATCGGCGGTGGCCGCGACGATCGCGGCAAACGCGCCGGCGTCGAGACTGGCGCCGCCGACGAGCGCGCCGTCGACGTCGGGCTGCCCGAGGAACTCGCGGATGTTGTCCGGCTTGACGCTGCCGCCGTAGAGCACCCGCACGGCCTCGCCCGCCGCCCCGCCGCGGTGCGATCCCACCGCCCGGCGAATCAGCGCCGCGACCCGATTGGCTTCGTCCCCGGTGGCGGTGCGGCCCGTGCCGATCGCCCACACCGGTTCGTAGGCGACGACCAGCGGCACGTCCGTCCGCTCACCGATCCCGCTGATCGCCGCTTCGACCTGACGGGTCACGAGCAGATCCGCCTGACCGGCCTCCCGCTCCGCCAGCCGCTCGCCGACGCAGATGATCGGCAGGAGCCCGTGTGAGATCGCCGCGCGCACCTTGCGGCCGAGCGCCTCATCGGTCTCCCCGAAATACTGGCGGCGCTCGGAGTGACCGAGAATGACACACCGGCACCCGACGTCGAGCAGCATCGGCGCGCTGATCTCGCCCGTGTACGCGCCCTGCGGCTCCTCGTGCATCGTCTGGGCCCCCAGCAGCAGGGGCGTGCCGGCCAGAACACGGCCGACCACATCGAGCGCGGTCGTGGGCGGGCAAATCACCACATCGACCCCGCGCATCTCGGCGACGGCCCGGACGACTTCGCGCGCCAGGCGCTCCGCCGGTTCCCGGGTCATGTTCATCTTCCAGTTGGCGGCGACGAGCGGGACGCGCCGGCCGCGGGCGCCGAGCGGAGACGCCATCCTACGCGTCCTGCAGGGCCGCCACGCCGGGCAGGACCTTGCCTTCCATGAATTCCAACGTCGCCCCCCCGCCGGTGCTGATGTGACTGATCTTGTCGGCGTACCCGAACTGTTCGACCGCCGCCGCGGTATCGCCGCCCCCGACGACCGACTCGGCGCACGACTCGGCGACCGCCTTGGCGATGGCGCGCGTGCCGCCGGCGAAGTCCGGGATTTCGAAAACGCCCATCGGGCCGTTCCACAGGATCGTGGCCGCGCCGGCGATCGGCGCGCCCATCGCGGCGACCGTCCGCGGGCCGATGTCCACCCCGATCCACCCCTCCGGCACCGCGCGGGCGTCGACGACGCGCGGCGCGGCCCCCGCCTCAAGCTTCTGGGCGGCCAGAACGTCAACCGGCAGCACCATCGTGACCCCCCGCTCCTCCGCCTCTCGAAGCAGATCGCGGGCCAGGCCGAGCTTCTCGGCTTCGAGCAGTGACGCGCCGATCTCGGCCCCCGTGGCCTTGAGAAACGTGTAGCACATCGCCCCGCCGATCAGCATCGTCGACGCGAGCCGCAGCAGGTTCCGGATCACGTCGATCTTGTCCTCGACCTTCTTGCCCCCGAGAATGACGACCAGAGGACGGGCCGGCCGGTCGAGGACCTTGCCGAGGGAGACAAGCTCGCGCTCCATCAAGAGGCCCGCGACCGCGGGCAGATAGTGCGTGATGCCCACGGTGCTGGCGTGCGCGCGGTGGGCGGTGCCGAACGCGTCGTTGACGTAGACGTCCGCCAGCCGGGCCAGCGCGTGCGCGAACGCGGGATCATTCGCCTCCTCGTCGCGGTGAAACCGCAGATTCTCGAGGACAACCACGTCGCCGGGGCGCATCGCGAACACCTGATCTTCCACCACCGGGCCGACGCAGTCGTCCACCTTCTTGACCTGCCGGTGCAGGAGCTCGCCGAGCCGCGCCGCGATGGGATCCATCCGCAGGTCGCCGTCCGGACCTTTCGGCCGGCCGAGATGCGAGGCCAGGATGACCATCGCACCGTGATCGAGCAGATACCGGATCGTCGGCAGGGCCGCCTGGATACGCTGGTCGTCCATGATGCGGCCGTGATCCAGGGGCACGTTGAAGTCGACGCGCATAAAGACGCGCTTGTCCCGGACGTCGACGTCTCGCACCGTCTTCTTGGTTGTCACCGGACCGGGCGCGGGCGCATCAGACTCCGCGCGAGACCATGTAGGCCACGAGATCGGCGGTCCGGCACGAGTAGCCCCACTCGTTGTCGTACCAGGAGAGGACTTTGACCATGTTCCCGGCGACCATCGTCGACAGCCCGTCCACGATGCCGCTGCGTGGGTCGCCCTTGAAGTCGGTCGAGACGAGCGGCTCGTCGACGTAGCCGAGATATCCCTTGAGCTCCTCGGCCGCGGCCCGCTTGTATGCGGCGTTGATCTGGTCCGCGGTCGCCGGCTTCTCCAGCGACACCGTCAGGTCGACGACGGACACGGTGGGGGTCGGCACGCGAAGCGAGAGGCCGTTGAGCTTGCCCTTGAGCTCGGGCAGGATGAGAAAGATCGCCTTCGCCGCGCCGGTCGTCGTGGGAATGATGTTCAGGGCGGCGGCGCGGGCTCGTCGCAGATCTTTGTGCACCACGTCGAGGATGACCTGGTCGTTGGTGTACGAGTGGACGGTGTTCATGAACCCCGCGACGATGCCGAAGCTCCGACTCAAGACCACGGCGGTCACCGACAGGCAGTTGGTCGTGCAGGAGCCGTTGCTGATCACGTGATGCTTGGCCGGATCGTAGGCGGTGTGGTTGACGCCCATGTTCACCGTGAGATCCTCGCCCGTCGCCGGCGCGCTGATGACCACCCGTCGGGCGCCGCCTTGGAGGTGGCCCGCGGCCTTCGCCGCGTCCGTGAACCGGCCGGTGGACTCGATCACGATGTCGACGCCGTGCTGCTTCCAGGGGAGCTTCGCGGGATCGCGTTCGGAGAGCACGCTGATCGCCCGGCCGTCGACGACCAGCGTCCCATCCCGCGCCTCCACCGAGCCCGGGTACCGCCCGTACGTACTGTCGTACTTGAACAGATGCGCGTTGGTGCGCACGTCGGTCAGGTCGTTGACCGCGACCACCTCGAGGTCCTGATGGCGCTCGAGAATCGTCCGCAGCACCTGCCGCCCGATCCGGCCGAACCCGTTGATCCCTATCCGTGCCATCGGCCCGCCTCCCCGTTGCACGTCGGCTCTGTTTTCCCCTCGATTGACCCTACCCGGCCTCTTCCGCCTCCGGCGGCCGGCCCCGCCACACCAGGCCGAGCAGATCGCGGCGGATGAAGCCGACGTTGTTGAAGATCCGAATGCTGAACGCGATCACGGCGCCCAAATAAATGTCGAGCCCGAGCAGGTCGCCGAGCGCCGTCAGCGCCGCCGCGAACACGGTGTTCACCACGAACCCCGAGAGAAACACCCAGAGGTCAAACCGCCGCTCGAACTGCGCGCGCATCCCGCCGAGGATGGTGTCCACCGACGCGAGGATCGCGATCGCGCTGTACTTGACGTAGCCGAGCGGGACTTGGACGGTCACCATCAGGCCGAGCGCCAGGCCGGCCAGGAGCCCCAAGATCGGCAGCCACACCGCGCCTACCCCCCCTCGCCGGCCGGCTTCGCGAACCGGTGGACGAAGCCCCCGCTGTAGGCCGGCACCAGCAGATCGGTCCCCACCGTGACCGTCACCGGAAAGTCGAAGGCCCGCAGCTGGGCGAGCACCCCCCCGCGCACCTGGGCCGCGCCCATCAAGGCCGCGGGGTCGCCGATCGCGACGACCCGGTACGGCGGCGCCATGCGCCGCGTGTTGCAGAGAATCGTCGTGCCGACGCACGACAGACCGGTGGTGCTCATGATCCGTTCGTCGTTGACCGCAATCGCCTCGGCGCCGGCGGCCCACAGCGCATTGACCACGTCCCGGACGTCGGAGTAATGCACGAGGACCAGATTCGGATCTTCCCCGGGCCGGAGCGGACGTCTGCTGTCGGTAACGGTGATCACCACTCCCGGCCCCCGGACCGGGGTCAGCCCGGCGGCGGTCCGAAGCGTGGCCAGGTCCTCGGCCAAGGCCGCCGTTACGCGGCGGTCCGCCGCGGCGCGCTGCTCCTGCCCGGCGATCTCGCCGCGGAGCTGGCCGATCTCCTGGCGCATCGCCGCCTGACGCTCGTCCTCCGCGCGATACCGGTACGCCACCTCGCCGAGGCGCCCCGAACTGACCTGCAGCCCCGTTTCGATGGACTGCTCCGTGCGGGATTGCACGGCAAACACGAACCCGACCGCCACGGCGACCGCCGTCAGCGCGATCTGCCACCGGCGCAGGCCGGCGCGGGCCACGACATCCCAGAATCTCATGGGGACGCACCGGCCGTGTCCGACAGCCTGCCGTGCTCACGGCCGGCGGGGGTCACGCGCAGCACGCCCCACTGCACGGACGACACGGCGTCGCGCGAGACGTCAGGTGCGAGGACGGTCAACCGGTGCAGCTCCGGCTCGACGAGAAGGACGGTGCCCATCGCCCTCATGGTACCACGACGGCCGGCCAAACCAACCAGAAGGTGACGCAGCGCATCCGGCGGCACGTCGGCCGGCACCCGGGAC containing:
- the secG gene encoding preprotein translocase subunit SecG, with product MSTAVLIIHLIAAAAVVGVIVLQGPKGEGLGAIGGGGARLFHGPRPRETMFLRITSVLAIVFGLTSFYLVLVHFGR
- the gap gene encoding type I glyceraldehyde-3-phosphate dehydrogenase, with amino-acid sequence MARIGINGFGRIGRQVLRTILERHQDLEVVAVNDLTDVRTNAHLFKYDSTYGRYPGSVEARDGTLVVDGRAISVLSERDPAKLPWKQHGVDIVIESTGRFTDAAKAAGHLQGGARRVVISAPATGEDLTVNMGVNHTAYDPAKHHVISNGSCTTNCLSVTAVVLSRSFGIVAGFMNTVHSYTNDQVILDVVHKDLRRARAAALNIIPTTTGAAKAIFLILPELKGKLNGLSLRVPTPTVSVVDLTVSLEKPATADQINAAYKRAAAEELKGYLGYVDEPLVSTDFKGDPRSGIVDGLSTMVAGNMVKVLSWYDNEWGYSCRTADLVAYMVSRGV
- a CDS encoding nicotinate phosphoribosyltransferase codes for the protein MADAPRPLASNEDVERLTADRRARLHSATHAEILSGATTDVYFIRTLEILRSLGLADTPVVAEIFAARDGLLVGVDEVRYLLRDAGVRIESLAEGEPFAGREVVMRIEGPYARFGMYETVILGMLAQPSGWAAAARRIVQSAGEKPVYSFGARHVHPAVAPVLEQAAIAGGMRGAACVLGAKLAGQEPVGTMPHAFILIVGDTLRAAAAYHEQMPAGAPRLVLVDTFADEAVEALRVAQAMGGHLAAVRLDTPKERGSVTPDLVREVRARLDLAGHPGVRIFVSGGLTPERVAELSDAGADAFGVGSYVSSAPPIDMTMDLREINGKPMAKRGRVPGRTSSPRLRER
- a CDS encoding phosphoglycerate kinase → MTTKKTVRDVDVRDKRVFMRVDFNVPLDHGRIMDDQRIQAALPTIRYLLDHGAMVILASHLGRPKGPDGDLRMDPIAARLGELLHRQVKKVDDCVGPVVEDQVFAMRPGDVVVLENLRFHRDEEANDPAFAHALARLADVYVNDAFGTAHRAHASTVGITHYLPAVAGLLMERELVSLGKVLDRPARPLVVILGGKKVEDKIDVIRNLLRLASTMLIGGAMCYTFLKATGAEIGASLLEAEKLGLARDLLREAEERGVTMVLPVDVLAAQKLEAGAAPRVVDARAVPEGWIGVDIGPRTVAAMGAPIAGAATILWNGPMGVFEIPDFAGGTRAIAKAVAESCAESVVGGGDTAAAVEQFGYADKISHISTGGGATLEFMEGKVLPGVAALQDA
- a CDS encoding recombinase family protein, with product MGWKDEAFLEDLRDKTRRGMAGQVRRGLSAGGRAYGYRSEPMYSDQHQIVGYKRVVDSQEAAVVRRIFELYDSGYSPKTIVHMLNEERVAPPRPSRGRRLMGWTWTTINGSPRKAIGILNNPLYVGKLAWNRSQKVRDPDTGKRMMRLRPEGEWQWTSVPELRIIPQDLWDRVQARRQGRRQAAGLTPGAKPKYLFSGLLVCGECGSHYTIKDRGYYACSANVNRGSAVCRNTKLARRDRVEEILIDCIYKELFSPETVAYLTRQVDEALARLSINPDEQRRRIEADLRQARTELENVLTAIRQGLTTPATRGLLFECEERVAGLEASLRDLPTKPPRLVSPPSAVESYLRQLRETMGTDAERARRLLAKLIGPVTLRRDGTHLVAEVQGNLEALLGLDDPATASLYGGNHGAGRGI
- the tpiA gene encoding triose-phosphate isomerase, whose translation is MASPLGARGRRVPLVAANWKMNMTREPAERLAREVVRAVAEMRGVDVVICPPTTALDVVGRVLAGTPLLLGAQTMHEEPQGAYTGEISAPMLLDVGCRCVILGHSERRQYFGETDEALGRKVRAAISHGLLPIICVGERLAEREAGQADLLVTRQVEAAISGIGERTDVPLVVAYEPVWAIGTGRTATGDEANRVAALIRRAVGSHRGGAAGEAVRVLYGGSVKPDNIREFLGQPDVDGALVGGASLDAGAFAAIVAATADRARGASRRVDAP
- a CDS encoding DUF881 domain-containing protein, which gives rise to MRFWDVVARAGLRRWQIALTAVAVAVGFVFAVQSRTEQSIETGLQVSSGRLGEVAYRYRAEDERQAAMRQEIGQLRGEIAGQEQRAAADRRVTAALAEDLATLRTAAGLTPVRGPGVVITVTDSRRPLRPGEDPNLVLVHYSDVRDVVNALWAAGAEAIAVNDERIMSTTGLSCVGTTILCNTRRMAPPYRVVAIGDPAALMGAAQVRGGVLAQLRAFDFPVTVTVGTDLLVPAYSGGFVHRFAKPAGEGG
- a CDS encoding small basic family protein; this translates as MWLPILGLLAGLALGLMVTVQVPLGYVKYSAIAILASVDTILGGMRAQFERRFDLWVFLSGFVVNTVFAAALTALGDLLGLDIYLGAVIAFSIRIFNNVGFIRRDLLGLVWRGRPPEAEEAG
- a CDS encoding Retron-type reverse transcriptase, yielding MAERLKTRALNSAIAHLRKWSDTDLFPRPFEIEALYSTWPMAGKFIEATDLGAHQWSASSRRAIIPKDRLGYRVGMQLDPIDSLVLTALIYQYGRQIERTRVKTTENIVFSYRLRPLVGGQLYDPAFNWAAFWQRLLALANESKVRHVLVADVSDYYNQVYHHTVEQQLARANLPREVV